The following proteins are encoded in a genomic region of Comamonas resistens:
- a CDS encoding N-carbamoylsarcosine amidohydrolase yields MTTTTSAQSIPTEGVQGDISAYARQGFGTPLPLKAPFGLLIIDFVNGFANPAVFGGGNIPEAIAQTRHLLAHARERGWPVAHSRIVFSDDDADSNIFCLKVPGMLTLKEGSHDSAIVPELAPAPGEYVVRKATPSAFFGTMLAPWLAQRGVQTLLVAGCVTSGCVRASVVDAMQSGFRPLVVADCCGDRALGPHEANLFDMAQKYAAVMPLTQALSDTDSLAR; encoded by the coding sequence ATGACAACCACCACCAGCGCCCAGAGCATCCCCACCGAGGGTGTGCAGGGCGACATCTCCGCCTATGCCCGCCAGGGCTTCGGCACGCCGCTGCCGCTCAAGGCGCCCTTTGGCCTGCTCATCATCGACTTCGTCAACGGCTTTGCCAACCCGGCCGTCTTCGGTGGCGGCAACATCCCCGAGGCCATTGCGCAGACGCGCCATCTGCTGGCCCACGCGCGCGAGCGCGGCTGGCCGGTGGCACACAGCCGCATCGTGTTCTCGGACGACGACGCCGACAGCAATATCTTCTGCCTCAAGGTGCCGGGCATGCTCACGCTCAAGGAGGGCAGCCACGACAGCGCCATCGTGCCCGAGCTGGCGCCGGCGCCGGGCGAGTATGTGGTGCGCAAGGCCACGCCCTCGGCCTTCTTCGGCACGATGCTCGCGCCCTGGCTGGCCCAGCGCGGCGTGCAGACCCTGCTGGTGGCCGGCTGCGTGACCAGCGGCTGCGTGCGCGCCAGCGTGGTCGACGCCATGCAGTCGGGCTTCCGCCCGCTGGTGGTGGCCGACTGCTGCGGCGACCGCGCGCTGGGCCCGCACGAGGCCAACCTGTTCGACATGGCGCAGAAATACGCGGCGGTCATGCCATTGACTCAAGCCCTTTCCGACACCGACTCCCTCGCGCGCTGA
- a CDS encoding c-type cytochrome, giving the protein MSQAASAPALPSDLLHGLALRPPVAAWDGLRYRGSVPLHARLQDAQAMAGVVASVQRGHFLGVVAVAPVHARQAAASLAPAWDNRQEAKAASVPLLADKADLPDSGRYIWRMAGAMSCEGVARTAVWCLDGHASIWLPPCDADVRQMISRELAALLQCTESALRLFSLPAPAAGTPHALDLMDAAADAALLSQAVGRPVSVACDAWAAGTADSRELVLRVDVQPSQGFASDTQAQLHVVNTSPQPDLLQSDTPWAVRPSMARLLSQPELARAAALATVLDAGEVHERKLAASLRHAGVDDLNAAQVFARESRWHEQALDQGRDPVQWRLQHLPEGPVRDLAQQVAERAQASQQAPSYQGADGRLLGRGFATAQLQTLDAQGADLHAWSAWVAEVAVHPQTGEIEVTRVVAGHDSRTLQAAQAARTRPEIFQQDPQLLADARRLLGTAPAFDDWAGSAAAAGKPGSDLAQHAPGDVAVIRQGSLALDGVATLPAAAAIANAIHHATGVRLREVPFQPEQLRLALVGEGAGKPSIAGSGRGRGWGWLAAGAAGLAGMAAMAWPLKPALPLTEGPDVSLYSPQALERGRLVAAAGDCVVCHTAPGGAANAGGFGLETPFGTIYSTNITPDNETGIGRWSYAAFERAMRHGIHQDGRQLYPAFPYTAFAKFSDGDLQALYGYLMSQPAVKAKAPETKLAFPYNLRPAMAGWNLLFHDATPFKADPARSAEWNRGAYLVEGAGHCAACHSPRNALGAEKTGIHYLSGGEAEGWSAPALNQLAGGKLPWRRDELYQYLRTGFSARHGVAAGPMAPVIHGLAELPEADVRAMVTYLMELPGQAPQAAHEIPVQAQAKVQDAPARVLERHINGERIYQNACAVCHEAGSGPTLFGVKPLLGLNTNLHAAAPDNLVQVILNGIQTPANDALGYMPGFRDSLDDRQIADLLGYLRERFAPEEKAWPDDTTTISRLRAQVHAHPE; this is encoded by the coding sequence ATGAGCCAGGCCGCCAGCGCCCCCGCCCTACCTTCCGACCTGTTGCACGGTCTGGCGCTGCGCCCGCCCGTTGCGGCCTGGGACGGGCTGCGCTATCGGGGCAGCGTGCCCTTGCATGCACGGCTGCAGGACGCCCAGGCCATGGCCGGCGTGGTGGCCTCGGTGCAGCGCGGGCATTTTCTGGGCGTGGTGGCCGTGGCGCCTGTCCATGCCCGGCAGGCTGCTGCCAGCTTGGCTCCTGCCTGGGATAACCGACAGGAAGCCAAGGCCGCCAGCGTGCCCCTTTTGGCCGACAAGGCCGACCTGCCCGATTCCGGCCGCTATATCTGGCGCATGGCGGGCGCCATGTCTTGCGAAGGTGTTGCACGCACAGCCGTGTGGTGCCTGGACGGCCATGCCAGCATCTGGTTGCCGCCCTGCGATGCCGATGTGCGGCAGATGATCAGCCGCGAACTGGCCGCATTGCTGCAATGTACGGAGTCCGCGCTGCGGCTGTTCAGCCTGCCGGCCCCGGCGGCCGGCACCCCGCATGCGCTGGACCTCATGGACGCTGCCGCAGATGCGGCCCTGCTGTCGCAGGCTGTGGGCCGGCCAGTCAGCGTGGCCTGCGATGCCTGGGCTGCGGGCACCGCAGACAGCCGTGAATTGGTGCTGCGCGTGGATGTGCAGCCTTCGCAGGGGTTTGCCTCCGACACGCAGGCGCAGCTCCATGTGGTCAATACATCGCCGCAGCCGGACCTGCTGCAGTCCGACACGCCCTGGGCCGTGCGCCCCAGCATGGCGCGCCTGCTGAGCCAGCCCGAGCTGGCGCGCGCTGCTGCCCTGGCCACCGTACTCGATGCCGGTGAAGTGCACGAGCGCAAGCTGGCAGCCAGCCTGCGGCATGCCGGCGTCGATGATCTAAACGCCGCCCAGGTCTTTGCCCGCGAAAGCCGTTGGCATGAGCAGGCGCTGGATCAGGGTCGCGATCCCGTGCAATGGCGGCTGCAGCACCTGCCCGAAGGCCCGGTGCGCGATCTGGCGCAGCAGGTGGCCGAGCGTGCGCAGGCATCGCAGCAAGCACCGTCTTACCAGGGCGCCGATGGCCGCCTGCTGGGCCGGGGCTTTGCCACCGCCCAGCTGCAGACCCTGGATGCGCAGGGCGCCGACCTCCATGCCTGGAGCGCCTGGGTGGCCGAGGTGGCCGTGCATCCGCAAACAGGCGAGATTGAAGTGACCCGCGTGGTAGCCGGCCATGACAGCCGCACCCTGCAAGCGGCGCAGGCCGCCAGAACCCGGCCCGAGATCTTCCAGCAGGACCCGCAATTGCTGGCCGATGCGCGCCGGCTGCTGGGCACGGCCCCCGCTTTTGATGACTGGGCTGGTTCTGCCGCTGCAGCCGGCAAGCCTGGCTCCGATCTGGCGCAGCATGCGCCCGGCGATGTCGCAGTCATCCGCCAGGGCAGTCTGGCGCTGGACGGTGTGGCCACCTTGCCCGCCGCTGCCGCCATTGCCAACGCCATCCACCATGCGACGGGCGTGCGCCTGCGCGAAGTGCCTTTCCAGCCCGAGCAGCTGCGCCTGGCACTGGTCGGCGAGGGCGCGGGCAAACCATCCATTGCAGGGTCCGGCCGTGGCCGTGGCTGGGGCTGGCTGGCTGCGGGCGCCGCAGGCCTTGCCGGCATGGCCGCCATGGCCTGGCCGCTGAAGCCGGCCCTGCCGCTGACCGAGGGGCCCGACGTCTCCCTGTACTCGCCGCAGGCCCTGGAACGCGGCCGCCTAGTGGCGGCAGCGGGCGACTGCGTGGTCTGCCACACAGCCCCGGGCGGCGCGGCCAATGCCGGCGGCTTCGGGCTGGAGACACCGTTCGGCACCATCTACTCCACCAACATCACACCCGACAACGAAACCGGCATCGGCCGCTGGTCCTACGCGGCCTTCGAGCGTGCCATGCGCCACGGCATCCATCAGGATGGGCGCCAGCTGTATCCTGCCTTCCCCTACACGGCCTTTGCCAAATTCAGCGATGGCGATCTGCAGGCGCTGTACGGCTACCTGATGTCCCAGCCCGCCGTGAAGGCCAAGGCTCCCGAGACGAAGCTGGCCTTTCCCTACAACCTGCGCCCGGCCATGGCAGGCTGGAACCTGCTGTTCCACGACGCCACACCCTTCAAGGCCGACCCCGCGCGCAGCGCCGAATGGAACCGCGGCGCCTACTTGGTCGAAGGCGCAGGGCATTGCGCGGCCTGCCACTCGCCGCGCAATGCTCTGGGTGCCGAAAAGACCGGCATCCATTACCTGAGCGGCGGCGAGGCCGAAGGCTGGAGCGCGCCGGCGCTCAACCAGCTGGCCGGCGGCAAGCTGCCCTGGCGTCGCGACGAGCTATACCAATACCTGCGCACCGGATTCTCGGCACGCCATGGCGTGGCCGCCGGCCCCATGGCGCCCGTCATCCACGGCTTGGCCGAACTACCCGAGGCCGATGTGCGCGCCATGGTCACCTATCTGATGGAGTTGCCGGGCCAGGCGCCGCAGGCGGCTCATGAAATACCGGTGCAGGCCCAGGCCAAGGTCCAGGACGCGCCGGCTAGGGTGCTCGAACGCCACATCAATGGCGAGCGCATCTACCAGAACGCCTGCGCCGTCTGCCACGAGGCCGGCAGCGGCCCCACCCTGTTCGGCGTCAAGCCGCTGCTGGGCCTGAACACCAACCTGCATGCCGCCGCGCCGGACAACCTGGTCCAGGTCATCCTCAACGGCATACAGACACCCGCCAATGACGCCCTGGGCTATATGCCGGGCTTTAGGGACAGCCTGGACGACCGGCAGATCGCCGATCTGCTCGGCTATTTGCGCGAACGATTTGCACCGGAGGAGAAAGCTTGGCCAGACGATACGACGACGATTAGCCGGTTGCGTGCCCAAGTGCACGCACACCCGGAATAA
- a CDS encoding MarR family winged helix-turn-helix transcriptional regulator translates to MTNPPTATADHDGYRFSDQIGHLLRRVYQRHAALFQHYIPDSQLTAAQFVVLCSVRDNSGSSLADIVKATVIDQATIRGVVDRLKQRELVQVDHDRIDRRKVVISLTEAGQQLVREMEPFAQQITESTYGRLNPAERLALDFLLKKMLEGSDSG, encoded by the coding sequence ATGACAAATCCGCCAACCGCTACAGCCGACCATGACGGCTACCGCTTTTCCGACCAAATCGGTCACCTGCTGCGGCGCGTTTACCAGCGGCATGCGGCGCTCTTTCAGCACTACATCCCCGACTCGCAGCTCACGGCGGCACAATTTGTGGTGCTGTGCTCGGTTCGCGACAACAGCGGCAGTTCGCTGGCCGACATCGTCAAGGCCACGGTCATTGACCAGGCCACGATACGCGGCGTGGTTGATCGGCTCAAGCAGCGCGAACTGGTGCAGGTGGACCATGACCGCATCGACCGCCGCAAGGTGGTTATCAGCCTGACCGAGGCTGGCCAGCAGTTGGTGCGCGAGATGGAACCTTTTGCCCAGCAGATCACTGAAAGCACCTATGGCCGGCTCAATCCGGCCGAGCGTCTGGCGCTGGATTTCCTGCTCAAGAAAATGCTGGAGGGCAGCGATTCCGGCTGA
- a CDS encoding (2Fe-2S)-binding protein, protein MGTPIHSSSNTYPIRLQVNARACEVPAAPETALLHVLRNDLELNGPKYGCGLGECGACTVLIDGVAARSCVIPVRAAVGREITTLEGLGSRQCPGPTQQAFIDCQAAQCGYCLNGMIMTVEALLRRIPNPSEQELRNELHHNLCRCGTHVEIMQAALRAVELRAHRAALQAPTEFPSSCAGEVQP, encoded by the coding sequence ATGGGAACTCCAATTCATTCCAGCAGTAACACCTACCCCATCCGCCTGCAGGTCAATGCACGCGCATGCGAGGTGCCGGCAGCGCCCGAGACGGCGCTGCTGCATGTGCTGCGCAACGACCTGGAGCTGAACGGGCCCAAGTACGGCTGCGGGCTGGGCGAGTGCGGTGCCTGCACGGTGCTGATCGATGGCGTGGCCGCGCGTTCCTGCGTGATCCCCGTGCGCGCTGCCGTGGGCCGCGAGATCACCACGCTGGAAGGACTGGGCTCGCGCCAGTGCCCCGGCCCCACGCAGCAGGCCTTCATCGACTGCCAGGCAGCGCAGTGCGGCTACTGTCTCAACGGCATGATCATGACCGTCGAGGCCCTGCTGCGCCGTATCCCGAATCCCTCCGAGCAGGAATTGCGCAACGAGCTGCACCACAACCTGTGCCGCTGTGGCACGCATGTGGAAATCATGCAAGCCGCCCTGCGGGCCGTGGAGCTGCGTGCGCACCGCGCCGCGCTGCAGGCGCCCACCGAATTTCCATCTTCCTGCGCGGGCGAGGTCCAGCCATGA
- a CDS encoding maleate cis-trans isomerase family protein has translation MTKTFRIGQIVPSSNITMETEIPAMLRAREGILPEESFTFHSSRMRMHKVTKEELAAMNKEGLRCAAELADARVDVMSTACLVAIMAMGLGYHRQTEQELTAVARANQCLAPVMTSAGALVEGLKIMGAKRVSIMAPYMRPLTDLVVQYIEHEGIEVIDSICFEIPDNLEVGRRDPLQLLDDVKRLNTKGADVIVASACVQMPSLPAIQRIQDATGIPTVSTAVCTVRRMLDHLGLEPMVPGAGALLSGAYPSNSKA, from the coding sequence ATGACCAAAACGTTCCGCATCGGCCAGATCGTCCCCAGCTCCAACATCACCATGGAGACCGAGATCCCGGCCATGCTGCGTGCCCGAGAGGGCATCCTCCCCGAGGAAAGCTTCACCTTTCACAGCAGCCGCATGCGCATGCACAAGGTCACCAAGGAAGAGCTGGCCGCGATGAACAAGGAAGGCCTGCGCTGCGCCGCCGAGCTCGCCGACGCGCGGGTCGATGTGATGAGCACCGCCTGCCTGGTGGCCATCATGGCCATGGGCCTGGGCTACCACCGCCAGACCGAGCAGGAACTGACCGCAGTGGCGCGAGCCAACCAATGCCTGGCCCCGGTGATGACCTCGGCCGGCGCGCTGGTGGAAGGGCTGAAGATCATGGGCGCCAAGCGCGTATCGATCATGGCGCCCTACATGCGGCCGCTGACCGACCTGGTGGTGCAGTACATCGAGCACGAAGGCATCGAGGTCATCGATTCCATTTGCTTCGAGATCCCCGACAACCTGGAGGTGGGCCGCCGCGATCCGCTGCAGCTGCTGGACGACGTGAAACGCCTGAACACCAAGGGTGCCGACGTGATCGTGGCCTCGGCCTGCGTGCAGATGCCGTCGCTGCCCGCCATCCAGCGCATCCAGGATGCGACCGGTATCCCCACCGTCTCCACGGCCGTGTGCACGGTGCGCCGCATGCTGGACCACCTGGGCCTGGAGCCCATGGTGCCAGGCGCTGGCGCGCTGCTATCGGGCGCCTATCCCAGCAACTCCAAGGCCTGA
- a CDS encoding IS1595 family transposase, with protein sequence MFGVPVYRQRFDTSVSDKSRERFYRLIRACMAQQEQLREPFTGALECDETTFGGAQHGKRGWGAAGKVMVFGIVKRNGQVKATPIARHDQAAIMEQIQAHTREGSLYYTDAWQAYATLRLRGGHVVVRKEKGKPVGRDHINGIEGFWSYAKNWLYPYRGVPSKFYLAETCYRFNHRDEDLKPLLRKLLQATPTFEIQPILVRSG encoded by the coding sequence GTGTTCGGTGTGCCGGTGTATCGGCAGCGTTTTGACACGTCGGTCAGCGATAAATCGCGCGAGCGCTTCTACCGACTGATCCGCGCCTGCATGGCGCAGCAGGAACAGTTGCGTGAGCCTTTCACCGGCGCTCTGGAATGCGACGAAACCACGTTTGGCGGGGCTCAGCACGGCAAGCGCGGCTGGGGAGCTGCTGGCAAGGTCATGGTCTTCGGCATCGTCAAGCGCAATGGCCAAGTGAAGGCTACGCCGATTGCCCGCCACGACCAGGCAGCCATCATGGAGCAGATCCAGGCCCATACCCGCGAGGGCTCGCTGTACTACACCGATGCCTGGCAGGCCTATGCCACCTTGCGGCTACGAGGTGGTCATGTAGTGGTGCGCAAGGAGAAGGGCAAACCGGTTGGACGAGACCACATCAATGGGATCGAGGGCTTCTGGAGTTACGCCAAGAACTGGCTGTATCCATACCGTGGTGTGCCCAGCAAATTTTATTTGGCAGAAACGTGCTACCGATTCAACCATCGCGATGAGGACCTGAAACCCTTGCTGCGTAAGCTTTTGCAGGCAACTCCCACCTTCGAAATTCAACCCATATTGGTCCGATCTGGGTAG
- a CDS encoding alpha/beta fold hydrolase: MSNTTSTFLHGGNVHANGIRQHYLRYGGAEGERAQRDAVILIPGITSPAVTWGFVAEHLGRQFDTYVLDVRGRGLSSSGPGLDYGLDTQAADVAAFAQALGLSRWALMGHSMGGRIAVRAARSQPAGLTRLVIVDPPVSGPGRRAYPAALPWYVDSIRQATLGMDAEAMRAFCPTWTEEQRQLRAQWLHTCHEPAIVQSFEDFGRDDIHADLPHIRHPLLLVTAERGDVVRAEDVDEWQGLAPQTAHVRVPNAGHMIPWDNEAGFYAALGNFLGARVD; this comes from the coding sequence ATGAGCAATACCACCAGCACCTTCCTCCATGGCGGCAACGTGCACGCCAACGGCATCCGCCAGCACTACCTGCGTTACGGCGGCGCAGAGGGCGAACGAGCACAGCGCGACGCCGTCATCCTGATTCCCGGCATCACCAGCCCGGCTGTGACCTGGGGCTTCGTCGCCGAGCACCTGGGTCGCCAGTTCGACACCTATGTGCTGGACGTGCGCGGGCGCGGCCTGTCGTCCTCGGGACCGGGCCTGGACTACGGGCTGGATACTCAGGCCGCCGACGTGGCCGCCTTCGCCCAGGCCCTGGGTCTGTCGCGCTGGGCCCTTATGGGCCATTCGATGGGCGGACGCATCGCCGTGCGCGCTGCGCGCAGCCAGCCGGCCGGTCTCACGCGCCTGGTCATCGTCGATCCGCCGGTCTCCGGCCCCGGCCGCCGCGCCTACCCGGCCGCCCTGCCCTGGTATGTCGATTCCATCCGCCAGGCCACGCTGGGCATGGATGCCGAGGCCATGCGCGCCTTCTGCCCCACCTGGACCGAGGAGCAGCGCCAGCTGCGCGCCCAGTGGCTGCACACCTGCCATGAGCCGGCCATCGTCCAGAGCTTCGAGGACTTCGGCCGCGACGACATCCACGCCGACCTGCCCCACATCCGGCACCCGCTGCTGCTGGTCACGGCCGAGCGCGGCGACGTGGTGCGCGCCGAGGACGTGGACGAGTGGCAGGGTCTGGCACCCCAGACCGCGCATGTGCGCGTGCCGAACGCGGGCCACATGATTCCCTGGGACAACGAGGCCGGCTTCTATGCGGCCCTCGGTAACTTCCTCGGTGCACGGGTGGACTGA
- a CDS encoding FAD-dependent monooxygenase, with protein MSQSPRIAVVGAGLGGAAAAKLLLQEGFNVRVYEQAPSFSRLGAGIHVGPNVMKILRRIGIEDALNQQGSHPDYWYSRHWQTGDVLAQIPLGDYAVKEYGASYLTVHRGDFHALLIEALPDSVMAYGKHLTKVEDRGHVVVMHFADGTTEEADIVIGADGVNSRIREELLGPELPKYAGYLAHRAVFPTPEVKAGMLPFDACVKWWSDDRHMMTYFVTGKADELYYVTGVPVEQWDLDDRWLPSSKDEMREAFSGWHPTVQALIDATVEVTKWSLLERDPLPLWSRGRLVLLGDACHPMKPHMAQGAAMAIEDGAMLARCLKEVGASNHELAFALYEANRAERASKVQRISHDNTWLRTNEDPSWCFGYDVFNVPLAEPKVKVAA; from the coding sequence GTGTCCCAATCCCCTCGTATCGCTGTCGTCGGTGCCGGCCTCGGCGGCGCTGCTGCCGCCAAGCTGCTGCTGCAGGAAGGCTTCAATGTCCGTGTCTATGAACAGGCGCCCAGCTTCTCGCGCCTGGGAGCAGGCATCCACGTGGGGCCGAATGTGATGAAGATCCTGCGCCGCATCGGCATTGAGGATGCACTCAACCAGCAGGGCTCGCACCCCGACTACTGGTACAGCCGCCACTGGCAGACCGGCGACGTGCTGGCCCAGATCCCGCTGGGCGACTACGCCGTCAAGGAATACGGTGCCAGCTACCTGACGGTGCACCGCGGCGACTTCCACGCGCTGCTGATCGAGGCCCTGCCCGACAGCGTGATGGCCTACGGCAAGCACCTGACCAAGGTCGAGGACCGCGGCCATGTGGTGGTGATGCACTTCGCCGACGGCACGACCGAGGAAGCCGACATCGTGATCGGCGCCGACGGCGTGAACTCGCGCATCCGCGAGGAACTGCTCGGCCCCGAGCTGCCCAAGTACGCGGGCTACCTGGCGCACCGCGCCGTGTTCCCCACGCCCGAGGTCAAGGCCGGCATGCTGCCCTTCGATGCCTGCGTGAAGTGGTGGAGCGACGACCGCCACATGATGACCTACTTCGTCACCGGCAAGGCCGACGAGCTGTACTACGTGACCGGCGTGCCGGTCGAGCAGTGGGACCTCGACGACCGCTGGCTGCCCAGCAGCAAGGACGAGATGCGCGAGGCCTTCTCCGGCTGGCACCCCACGGTGCAGGCGCTGATCGACGCGACGGTGGAGGTGACCAAGTGGTCGCTGCTGGAGCGCGATCCGCTGCCGCTGTGGAGCCGCGGCCGTCTGGTGCTGCTGGGCGACGCCTGCCATCCGATGAAGCCGCACATGGCCCAGGGCGCGGCCATGGCCATCGAGGATGGCGCCATGCTGGCACGCTGCCTCAAGGAGGTCGGCGCCAGCAACCATGAGCTGGCCTTCGCGCTCTACGAAGCCAACCGGGCCGAGCGCGCCAGCAAGGTGCAGCGCATCTCGCACGACAACACCTGGCTGCGCACGAACGAGGATCCGTCGTGGTGTTTTGGCTATGACGTGTTCAACGTGCCCCTGGCTGAGCCCAAGGTCAAGGTAGCGGCCTGA
- a CDS encoding aspartate aminotransferase family protein has translation MINTAQLLADEAQYCSFGDTVHYVNPPKIFTGCEGSYMYDDAGTPYLDLQMWYSAVNFGYKNPRLEAKMIEQLKELPQVASQYLHPTKIELAKFIAQDAEKKWGSKGRVHFNVGGAQAIEDSLKVVRNASNGKSLMFAFEGGYHGRTLGASSITSSYRYRRRFGHFGDRAQFIPFPYPFRRPKGMTSEEYSDQIVREFARKFENEYHAVWDPKTNQCEYAAFYVEPIQGTGGYVVPPPNFFKGLKKVLDDHGILMVVDEIQMGFWRTGTLWSVENFGVNPDVLVFAKALTNGLNALSGLWAREELINPTVFPPGSTHSTFASNPLGTALGLEVMKMTHEMDFGRQVRESGAYFLEGLKELQKRHKEIGDVDGLGLALRAEICTEDGFTPNKALLDKMVDIGLEGGLEYNGQKRGLVLDVGGYYKNVITFAPSLMITRPEIDEAMVLLDQLLTKAKAA, from the coding sequence GTGATCAATACCGCCCAACTGCTGGCCGACGAAGCCCAATACTGCTCGTTCGGCGACACCGTCCACTACGTCAATCCCCCCAAGATCTTCACCGGCTGCGAAGGCAGCTATATGTACGACGACGCGGGCACACCTTATCTGGACCTGCAGATGTGGTATTCGGCCGTGAACTTCGGCTACAAGAACCCGCGCCTGGAAGCCAAGATGATCGAGCAGCTCAAGGAGCTGCCCCAGGTTGCCAGCCAGTACCTGCACCCGACCAAGATCGAGCTGGCCAAGTTCATCGCCCAGGACGCCGAAAAGAAGTGGGGCAGCAAGGGCCGCGTGCACTTCAACGTGGGCGGAGCCCAGGCCATCGAAGACTCGCTGAAGGTGGTGCGCAACGCCAGCAACGGCAAGAGCCTGATGTTCGCCTTCGAGGGCGGCTACCACGGCCGTACGCTGGGCGCCTCCAGCATCACTTCGAGCTACCGCTACCGCCGCCGCTTCGGCCATTTCGGCGACCGCGCGCAGTTCATCCCCTTCCCCTATCCCTTCCGTCGTCCCAAGGGCATGACGTCCGAGGAGTATTCGGACCAGATCGTGCGCGAGTTCGCACGCAAGTTCGAGAACGAATACCACGCGGTCTGGGACCCCAAGACCAACCAGTGCGAATACGCGGCCTTCTACGTGGAACCCATCCAGGGCACGGGCGGCTACGTCGTGCCTCCACCCAACTTCTTCAAGGGCCTCAAGAAGGTGCTGGACGACCACGGCATCCTGATGGTGGTCGATGAAATCCAGATGGGCTTCTGGCGTACCGGCACGCTGTGGTCGGTGGAGAACTTCGGCGTCAACCCCGACGTGTTGGTCTTCGCCAAGGCGCTGACCAACGGTCTGAACGCCCTGTCGGGCCTGTGGGCACGCGAAGAACTGATCAACCCCACGGTGTTCCCACCTGGCTCGACCCACTCCACCTTCGCTTCCAACCCGCTGGGCACGGCCCTGGGCCTGGAAGTCATGAAGATGACCCACGAGATGGACTTCGGCCGTCAGGTGCGCGAATCGGGCGCCTATTTCCTCGAAGGCCTCAAGGAGCTGCAAAAGCGCCACAAGGAAATCGGCGATGTGGACGGCCTGGGCCTGGCCCTGCGTGCCGAGATCTGCACCGAAGACGGCTTCACGCCCAACAAGGCGCTGCTGGACAAGATGGTCGACATCGGCCTCGAAGGCGGTCTGGAATACAACGGCCAGAAACGCGGCCTGGTGCTGGACGTGGGCGGCTACTACAAGAACGTCATCACCTTCGCTCCTTCGCTGATGATCACGCGTCCCGAGATCGACGAAGCCATGGTGCTGCTGGATCAATTGCTGACCAAGGCAAAGGCTGCCTGA
- a CDS encoding M29 family metallopeptidase, whose protein sequence is MSVSDIDLIHAWKQVLTLSRLEAGQTITVLTGADTHPQTLRCAIAASSEMGARVNRLDLPPVNAEKSLSRDSLAYLGTTPLTGNPAAIAALKASDLVLDLMTLLFSPEQHEILQTGTKILLAVEPPEVLCRLVPTEADRARVQAAAKRIEAARQMHITSAAGTDLHCRLGSFPAISEYGFVDQPGRWDHWPSGFVLTWPDEGESNGRVVLDRGDILLPMKDYVIESIELVIEKGYVTRISGGLQADLLKEYMASYEDPEAYAVSHVGWGLQPRAHWSMLAHYNKETHIGMDARAFEGNFLWSMGPNNEAGGSRTTACHIDIPMRRCSVALDGRPVVIAGVVQDEQGLARAARQPKQRKDIA, encoded by the coding sequence ATGTCCGTCAGCGATATCGATCTGATCCACGCCTGGAAGCAGGTGCTCACGCTGTCCCGGCTCGAAGCCGGCCAGACCATCACCGTGCTCACGGGTGCCGACACGCATCCGCAGACGCTGCGCTGCGCCATTGCCGCCTCCAGCGAAATGGGGGCGCGCGTCAACCGCCTGGACCTGCCGCCCGTCAATGCCGAAAAATCCCTGAGCCGCGACTCGCTGGCCTACCTGGGCACGACGCCGCTCACCGGCAACCCGGCCGCCATCGCCGCGCTCAAGGCCAGCGACCTGGTGCTGGACCTAATGACGCTGCTGTTCTCGCCCGAGCAGCACGAGATTCTGCAGACCGGCACCAAGATCCTGCTGGCCGTGGAGCCGCCCGAGGTGCTGTGCCGCCTGGTTCCCACCGAGGCCGACCGCGCGCGCGTGCAGGCGGCGGCCAAGCGGATCGAGGCAGCCAGGCAGATGCACATCACCTCGGCTGCGGGCACCGACCTGCACTGCCGGCTGGGCAGCTTTCCGGCCATCAGCGAGTACGGCTTCGTGGACCAGCCCGGCCGCTGGGACCACTGGCCCAGCGGCTTCGTGCTGACCTGGCCCGACGAAGGCGAAAGCAACGGTCGCGTGGTCCTGGACCGGGGCGACATCCTGCTGCCCATGAAGGACTACGTGATCGAGTCCATCGAGCTGGTCATCGAAAAGGGCTACGTCACACGCATCAGCGGCGGCCTGCAGGCCGACCTGCTCAAGGAGTACATGGCCTCCTACGAGGACCCCGAGGCCTATGCGGTCTCGCACGTCGGCTGGGGGCTGCAGCCGCGCGCCCACTGGTCCATGCTGGCCCACTACAACAAGGAAACCCACATCGGGATGGACGCCCGCGCCTTTGAGGGCAACTTCCTGTGGTCCATGGGCCCGAACAACGAGGCCGGCGGCAGCCGCACCACGGCCTGCCACATCGACATTCCCATGCGCCGCTGCTCGGTCGCGCTCGACGGCCGCCCGGTCGTTATCGCCGGCGTGGTGCAGGACGAGCAGGGACTGGCGCGCGCCGCCAGACAGCCGAAGCAACGAAAGGACATCGCATGA